In Chloroflexota bacterium, the genomic window CACCAGGGCCTGCCTGACCCGAGAGCACAGGCCCGAACGCAGCGTGCTGCCGGACTGGGCAGACGGCCGACACGGATGCGCCGGCCAGGACTCGCAGTGCCGATGCTACCGGAGGTGGATACTGCAACTGATTGAGGCTGGTAGCGGCCACCCGGATTCAGAAGGCTGGCCGCCGGGCGCGCCAGGGGGGGCAGCCCACTCCCACATCGTGCGGGGAGCAGGCTGCGCGCACCGCTACCGGATCACCGACTTGGGCGTCGCCTCCAGGCGCGTCACCTTGATCTGCTCGCGGTCGATCAGCTCGCCGACGCGCGGCCCGATGACGTTCTTCCAGGTGTCGCTCTGGTACACCGCCTCGTACAGCCGCTCGCGCTCCTCCTCGCTCTCGAAGCGGCGAATCCAGACGTACAGATCCTTGTCCTCCTCGCCGGTCCACATCCCGGCGATGACCATCCCCTTCGAGGTCTGGAACGGCACGATCTCTTCTTCCATCAGCTTGACCCAGGCGTCCCGCTGGCCGGGGCGCATTCGGTACTGACGAAGCTCGAAGAATGCCATGGTCGAAGTCTCCCCTCCTGCCGGGCGCACCAGTCAGAGTGCGCCGGTTCATTGGCAACGGTGGCAACAGACGCCGGCTCGCGGCGGTTGGCACAGGATACCCCGGGACAGCGCCATCAAGTGTGCACCGGCATCGCACGTCCTCGCATTGCACCGCACGCCACGACCAGGGCGATTGCATGTTGATGTCGTCGTGCCGCCGCGTCGGGGCTTGAAAGCCCCGCCTACGATCCTGCAGTCGCTGCGCGACGCTCCAGTCGCACCAGTGCCTGCCGTTTCCGGCGGCCGTCGCGCAGCGACGGTGTGACTGTAGGCGGGGACTTCAGTCCCCGACCGCCCGTTCCATGATGCTTCGGGGACACCAATGAACATGCAATCGCCCTGACGTCACGACACCGGATCGCACCTCAGCACGCGGCACCGGAGCATCGCCACGGACTACCATGCCTGAGGACGCATCCCGCCGGCCGCTGAGCCAGCGGGGTGCACCAACGCCACGCAATCTCGTCGAAGCGATTGGGAGGGCTGAGAACCGATGAAGGGTGTGTACTTCCCTGGTGAGCGCACCGTCGAGCTGCGCGACTTCGCCGATCCTGAACCGGGGCCACGCGAAGTCCTGGTGCAGATGAAAGCCTCAGGCATGTGCGGCAGCGACCTGTCCGGCTACCGCGCACCGAAGGCGGTCCGCGCGCAGCGCCCCCCGAACGTGGCCGGCCACGAGCCGTGCGGCGTGGTGGTGGCGCGCGGCTCACAGGTGTCCGAGAACGCGGCGCCGATTGGCCAGCGGGTGATGATCTATCACTACAGCGGCTGCGAGAAGTGCAAGATGTGCCAGATCGGGTACTACCAGATGTGCCCGTTCGAGGCGAAGGTGTACGGCGGCATGTACGACGGCGGCCACGCGCCGTACATGAAGGTCCAGCCGTACATGCTGGTGCCGTTGCCGGACGAGCTGACCTTCGAGGAGGGGGCGTCGGTCTCGTGCGGCACGGGCACGGCGTATATGGCGGTGAAGCGGCTGGCCGTCTCCGGCCGGGACACGCTGGCGATCTACGGCCAGGGACCGGTCGGCCTGAGCGCCACGATGCTGGCGAAGGCGATGGGTGCGCGGGTCATCGCCGTGGACGTGGGCAGCGAGCGGCTGCAACTGGCGCGGGACTTTGGCGCGGATGAGGTGGTGGACGCCAGCGAGGTCGATCCGGTCAAGACGATCTACGACCTGACGAACGGCTGGGGCGCTGAGGCGGCGCTGGACTGCACCGGCAACGCCACGGCCCGTGCGAACACGGTCCGCAGCACCCAGAACTGGGGCCGCGCCTGCTTCGTGGGCGAGGGCGGCGAGGTCCATCTCAACCCGACCCCGGACATCATCCACCGCCAGATCACGCTGTACGGCTCGTGGACGTTCAACCCGGTCGGGCAGGCCGAGTGCGCGCGGTTCGTGGTGGACCGCAAGGTGCCGCT contains:
- a CDS encoding NIPSNAP family protein is translated as MAFFELRQYRMRPGQRDAWVKLMEEEIVPFQTSKGMVIAGMWTGEEDKDLYVWIRRFESEEERERLYEAVYQSDTWKNVIGPRVGELIDREQIKVTRLEATPKSVIR
- a CDS encoding zinc-binding dehydrogenase; translated protein: MKGVYFPGERTVELRDFADPEPGPREVLVQMKASGMCGSDLSGYRAPKAVRAQRPPNVAGHEPCGVVVARGSQVSENAAPIGQRVMIYHYSGCEKCKMCQIGYYQMCPFEAKVYGGMYDGGHAPYMKVQPYMLVPLPDELTFEEGASVSCGTGTAYMAVKRLAVSGRDTLAIYGQGPVGLSATMLAKAMGARVIAVDVGSERLQLARDFGADEVVDASEVDPVKTIYDLTNGWGAEAALDCTGNATARANTVRSTQNWGRACFVGEGGEVHLNPTPDIIHRQITLYGSWTFNPVGQAECARFVVDRKVPLGKLLTHRFKLEEAEAAYKLFDTQTTGKGVFLFD